The genomic region AAGGTAAATCGCCATTCGCACTCTTTCATCGACAGAAAAACTTTCCCGGGCGAGGTCGAGAGCTCTGGCATAGGCGTCCGCCGCCTTATCCAAGTCGTTTTCGGCGACGTGCCGGTCCCCCGCCTGCTTGTTCTGGCGGGCCGACGCGATTGCGGATTCTGAGGCTGAGGAAATTTCGGCGGCGTTAGCCTGAGGAGAGAGCAAAAAAAACAGCAGAACAACGATGAAGACCGGCGGCGCCGTGCTCCTGCTTGGCAATGCCCCCTTAATGAGTCCGACCGGCTTCACTGCGGGGGCTATGTTACCACCGTTTTACGGTTCCGCAAAACTCCTGAATGTAACCGACGACGCAGATCGGCGACATGATGATCTGGTAGAGCAACATGAAAACAAGGAATCCGGCGAAGTTCTGGCGAATTTTAAGGTTGAGTGTGTCGAACACCTTTTTTTGCTTGAAATGCATCACTGCGATGATCGCCAGCGCCATGGGCAGCAGGATGAGCGTTTGGGGGCCGGCGACGTAATAGCGGCCGGTCAGCGCAAGAATAACTCCGGGTAAAAAAACGAACGAGTAAAATAGATCGACAAACGGGATAACAAAATCGACGGCAACGAAGAAGCTCGAAAGTCTGGAATTTTTCCACACCAATGAGCCGTACTGCTTCAGGCCCTCGATCATTCCCCTGGCCCATCGTCTGCGCTGGCGGAAAAAACCTTTGAAATCCGTCGGGGCGCAGGTAAAGCCGATGGCGCTCGCTTCGAAACCGACGCGCCATCCCTCTTTCAGGAGCGCCCAGGTGAGCACGATGTCTTCTCCGATCACGGGCGCCCATCCCTGGACCTGGCGAACGGCTTGCGTGCGGAATGCGCTGAAAGCGCCTTGGGCCACAAGCGTTCCCTGATAAAGAGATTGCTGTCTTTTGGCGGACGCGATTCCGGTGAAGTAATCCCACTCCTGCAGGCGCGTGATGAAAGTCTCACGGGAATTCTTGACGAGAACGCATCCCGCCACGGCCGCCGTGCCCGCCGGATCCGACAGCAGCCGCGCCACGATTCGCTTCAGCGCCTGAGGGTGGAGAAACGTATCGGCGTCGATGGTGACGACGATGTCCGTGGTCACACGCATGAGTCCGCGGTTCAACGCGCGAGCCTTGCCGCCGTGTTTGGCTTGGACGATTTGCAGGTTAGGCAATTTTAGCGAGTGGAGAATCTCAACCGTGTCGTCCGTGGAGCCGTCATCGACGACGATGACCTTCACGGGAGCGGGATAATCCTGGCCTGTGATGCCGCGGAAAGTTTCACGGATGTTTTGGGCTTCATTGTACGCGGCCAGCATGATGGTTATCGGAGGATACTGAATGTCGAGCGGTAAAGAAGGCGGGGCATCCATCATGATGCTTGCCACGATGTGGGCGTTGAGAAAACCCGGCACCAGGGCGATAAAAAATATGATCAAAAATGCCGGAACCTCGCCGATTACAGCCGACAGGTCGTAAAACCACGGTCGCGCGAGCACAAGCGAGATCGAAAACCATAGAGCTGCTAAAGCTGTTGCAATGAAGAATTTTGCCTTGACCGGAACATAAAATACTTTACGCGGACGGGTGCCGGCCTCCGGCGCGCTTTCACGCTGAAGTTCGCCCTGCCGAGGCGGGGAATCGGCGATGTCGAGCTGCTCGACCTCTTTCGGAGCTGGCTTTGCCATAACGGTATGAACGGTGATCGCAACCGGTATGCCAGGGGGAAGTTGTTGAAAAATAAGAGAAAGCTTCCTACCTGTTGGCGTACTTTGGTATTTTCGCTCTTTAAATGACGTAACGCGGCTAGGAGGCAACGCGAAACGCGTAGATAATTAACGGACATGGCAGCGGTTAAGGGAGCTTATAAACGGTGGCGGGAGGAACCGAAGGGATTTTTTTCGATGCGAGGCGGTTTTGCCATCGCGGCACCGCCATTACCCTCGCGTCAACTGGCGATACTTGATCCGATGTGGACGCTCGGCGGCCGCGCCGAGGCGATTCTTTCGATCGGTTTCATACTCGGAATAATTGCCGTCGAACCAGACCACTTTGCTGTCGCCCTCGAACGCGAGGATGTGGGTCGCAATCCGGTCGAGGAACCAGCGGTCGTGGGAGATCACGACGGCACAGCCGGCGAAATTCTCCAGCGCCTCTTCGAGCGCGCGCAGCGTGTTCACGTCCAGGTCGTTCGTCGGCTCGTCGAGCAGCAGAACGTTCGCGCCCTCTTTCAGCATCTTCGCCAGATGGACGCGATTGCGCTCGCCGCCCGAGAGCGCGCCGACCTTCTTCTGCTGGTCGGTGCCGCCAAAATTGAACCGCCCCACGTACGCGCGCGAGTTCACCTCGCGGCTGCCCAGCTTCAATAAATCCGCGCCGCCCGAGATCTCTTCCCAGATCGTTTTCCCCGGATCGAGTGCGCGGCTCTGATCGACGTAGCCGAGGACCACCGTTTCGCCGATTCGAATCGTTCCGCTGTCGGGTTGCTCCTGCCCGGTGACCATGCGAAACAACGTCGTCTTGCCGGCGCCGTTCGGACCGATCACGCCGACCAGCTCCCCGGCGCCGACGGCGATCGACACTCCGCGGAGCACCGCGCGTCCCGCGTAGGCGAAGCCGAGGTCGTCGCCTTCCAGGACCGTCACGATCCCCGCCCGCGGAGGCTCCGGCGGAGCAGC from Candidatus Binatia bacterium harbors:
- a CDS encoding glycosyltransferase gives rise to the protein MAKPAPKEVEQLDIADSPPRQGELQRESAPEAGTRPRKVFYVPVKAKFFIATALAALWFSISLVLARPWFYDLSAVIGEVPAFLIIFFIALVPGFLNAHIVASIMMDAPPSLPLDIQYPPITIMLAAYNEAQNIRETFRGITGQDYPAPVKVIVVDDGSTDDTVEILHSLKLPNLQIVQAKHGGKARALNRGLMRVTTDIVVTIDADTFLHPQALKRIVARLLSDPAGTAAVAGCVLVKNSRETFITRLQEWDYFTGIASAKRQQSLYQGTLVAQGAFSAFRTQAVRQVQGWAPVIGEDIVLTWALLKEGWRVGFEASAIGFTCAPTDFKGFFRQRRRWARGMIEGLKQYGSLVWKNSRLSSFFVAVDFVIPFVDLFYSFVFLPGVILALTGRYYVAGPQTLILLPMALAIIAVMHFKQKKVFDTLNLKIRQNFAGFLVFMLLYQIIMSPICVVGYIQEFCGTVKRW